A single Perognathus longimembris pacificus isolate PPM17 chromosome 17, ASM2315922v1, whole genome shotgun sequence DNA region contains:
- the LOC125365337 gene encoding keratin-associated protein 4-3-like → MVNSCCGSTCSEEGCCQPSCCRPSCCVSSCCRPCCQSVCCQPCSRPSCCVSSCCRPSCCISSCCRPCCQSSCCRPSCCISSCCRPCCQPSCCISSCCSPCCQSSCCRPSCCISSCCRPCCQPSCCISSCCRPCCQSSCCRPSCCISSCCKPCCQPSCCRPSCCSSSCC, encoded by the coding sequence ATGGTCAATTCCTGTTGTGGCTCCACCTGCTCTGAGGAGGGctgctgccagcccagctgctgccgccccagctgctgtgTGTCCAGCTGCTGCAGGCCCTGCTGCCAGTCTGTATGCTGCCAGCCCTGCAGCCGCCCCAGCTGCTGTGTGTccagctgctgccgccccagttgctgcatctccagctgctgcaggccctgctgccagtccagctgctgccgccccagctgctgcatctccagctgctgcaggccctgctgccagcccagttgctgcatctccagctgctgcagcccctgctgccagtccagctgctgccgccccagctgctgcaTCTCCAGCTGCTGCAGGCCCTGCTGCCAGCCCAGTTGTTGCATCTCCAGCTGCTGCAGGccctgctgccagtccagctgctgccgccccagctgctgcatctccagctgctgcaagccctgctgccagcccagctgctgccgccccagctgctgcaGTAGTTCCTGCTGCTGA